The Gossypium hirsutum isolate 1008001.06 chromosome D06, Gossypium_hirsutum_v2.1, whole genome shotgun sequence genome contains the following window.
attaaattgaatgttaatatgtgattatattgtgagtaaatcaatatatatatgttagtatgcaatTTATCTTGTAATGAAACAATAGAAAGCCAACGATGTTTCGACgactaccgagccccgtttgatccttaggaattcgtaggatacaaatgacatgtcattagggtttacatgattcgggtgctggttttgaacgtcctaccgatggctgaggtctggcATGTGCTGCTGATACTCCACAACTTGTgtaagcagcatcgtgtagctaagtttcaacccacagctcgtgtgagcaggcccattttcacagcttgtgtgagtataTATGTGCAGGAATTGACTGATTACAGGTATATGAGTTAGCTCACTTTGTGTGAGCTATCTCGAGTATCCAACGGAATTCTAaacagttcaacgggcatgaattgGAAAGGAAACGGTAAATGTTCAATACGaacaaatacatgtatatatgaaatacattgaaatgatGAGATATATGGTAAGCATGTTATGTTGTGAAGGATGTTATATCAAATTGAATCAtattcaagtataatggttatccatgtttAATTcaaatgaaatatgttcaagtatgctaacatgtgtggttgtttgatgcttaggcatgtgtcaagctattggttggattgtattatgtttacttataaagttatgcattgaaatggtaagtgcccaaatggaaatatgcttgtgttcatgaaagagtggtaaggtttgaattatgtaatttcttatgaaatggtttatcatgtggttaattccaaaaTAGCTATGTTTAAGTGCACTAGCTTGTAGCaatggttgatgatatgcttatgtcttgtgtgttatgcatatgaaacgggtgtggaaaggtaatgaaatagtaagtttatacttgaagtgtaaattgatgaaaaaggaaatgatgagttgaattgatgctgttatttaagctaaagaaagtaaatgcaatGAAAGTAATAAAgtgcaaatgaaaataagaaaatttgaaagggtttaagttttataaaatcctactatgttagggatgatatgtatatgtgatgctgtggatttattcactttgtgagttgttaatatggtttcatgaatcttgcAGTATTGAtataggattattcttgatatgtataaatttcatatttgaaatggattgatatgaataaagtttatatgagcttactaagcattcattgcttacacggttgttttttctttacttttcagattattggaagctcgatctGGTTGGAAtctagtcggagatccatcacactatccatcgattttatCGATATATTTCTATGCTTTGGTCGcagttataatgacatgtataggtggactatgtctaatgtgtaattgatgagtttgatatatatatgtcattttggtttatGATTATGGCATGAACTGTTGCCTTGGATTTGAGGTACTTAAGGTACTATTGATAGCTTGTTGGTTGTGTTAATATGGTCAAACTGGTGTATGTTTTGAAATGACCAAAATTGGTATGATtgttatgtatcaattatgttatgttttttcATGAAAACAAGTTAGGTGATAACTatttaaatatgcacatgtattggtgttttggttgatattatagccattatgttttggcttgtaattatggtattttgagtgattgaaatggttgttaggttgatatatatatatatgtggccttaTGATTGTTGATTTTGTAGTCTTTATGATGCTTAAATAATAGAAGTTGAAATGGTATTTAAAATGTATGTAATGGTATGTTCTTTGACATGGTTAAATGTGGTCACTTTTGGTATATGGAATATAGTTGACATAGATGGCTAATGGTGCTAAAtgttaaatggtcaatttggtagtATGAGTGTGGATTTGATATGTGaacaaaatggtaagttttggctaaactatgcatatggttatacatgttttaattattgtGATTCAagtgccttttgggcatattggttgtatgaacaaataatttatttggatAGCTTGTTGTTGCATAGTTTGGTGCACTTTGGAATGCTTGATTATATGTGGAAAATTGGTTGTAGGTGTATGCATGATTGGGTGAGAAaattggcttggaaatggcctatttttcatccacacagccagagacatgggtgtgtgtctcagccatgtatccTTTGTAGTTTTTTTAAAGcttgcatttcgagagttacacggcctggcacacggacgtgtggcttggccttGTAACCCAAGTCAAGGAGTTACACCGGCATgggcacgggctgggacatggttatgtgtccctatttcgaatgcccacacggcctaagacacaagcgtgtgtctcagccatgtgacccctgcaatttgaaaattttcctctttttctaaaaaattctatatgtttccaatttagtcccgacttatttctcaTATGTTTTTAGGGtcttgagggctcgtataagggacaatatgtatgtcattaattggttttgctatgattgatgttgtgaattaaaatgtttaaaattttgttagttttgaaatgtaaactctagtaatgctttgtaaccctattccggcaacggatacgggttaaaggtgttacatttataatTGTGTGCCAAGTAACGTGCAAGAATAATTCGATTTTGTATCCTAATGGTTATAGAAAGAATGACTCCTAAGATACCCCACCTCATCTTTAAAATACCAAAACACCTTTCAATAACATTTCTTATGGAAGCATGCTTTATGTTGAAAAACTCTTTAGGGGTGATGGGCTCATAACCACGTTTTCACTCATTTAAGTGATATCTTTGCCCTCTAAAGGGTGCTAGAAGCCCTTCTGAAGTGTGTAACTTACATCAACAAGGTAATAGCAACCTAgtaaattttataacaaatattctaaaatttactttgttaaacaaaaaaaacaacTTAAACAGTTTGAAATGCCTAGTAGGAAGCCTAAATATTATCATAACCTAAAGAAACATATCGGTAGGCACTTTTAGGCCATTcgtcctactcaaagcatcttaAAGAACTCTTCCATCCATTAATGACCCTTCCCAACCATGTAACATGTATGTCAATTACATTTTAGAGGCATGTTGAATATCAACACCAACTTATTGGAAAATAAGTGTAAAGCGTTTTCTTAGTAGGGAATGAATCCCACATTGCCTAGGACCAAAAGACAAAGGGATTATAAGTTTATATAAAACTCATATTTCGCATTGCTTAGAAAAACTAGGGTAGTAGGACCTTCGGTCTATATAAAGACCTATGTTATAAGTGTTATTTGCACcaaaccaaatattgaatcttCTATTTGGTTCTTTAAATTACTTCTTTAATATTTCTTATTTTGGAGTTTTATGAAGTGTAGCTAAATTTTAGTTTAGTGGTGTCGTGGGCATAGGTGTTCTACAGAACATTAATGGATACCTCATTTTTCCTTGTACAGTACCTAGTTTCTTTTCAAGTGGCACTCGTACTTTGATGTGAGTTCCATCTAATGCCCTAATACAATTTTAATATCACATAATCACAACGCTTAAATTACCTAACTAGTATTAGTAATATGTATATCAAATCtataacattatttttaattaattatcttgAACCATTTCCACTTGTCATTAGTTGAATCACTGTGAATACATTCAGTCTTTCTAAATAGCAAGTGTTGTActttaataatacaaataaagaCTTTATTGAAATACCTACTCACTGTTTCACCTGACCTTTAATGTGTATCACTACAAGTTTTATTCTTAATATGATAAACAAGTATCAAAAGGAAAGTTGCAACTTACTCATCAATTAACAAGGGTTTTGTGTCTTTCAACTGTAACACCCAAATGGTTGAACGACCAACCCTTTTTAAAGTTCAACTTCTAAAGTAagtattcataatttaataatcaattaaCAATTTCATAGGGTTTCGTTGTTAATGCATAATATATGGAACAACTTTCTGATAAAATTCATCTCTTATAATAATATATCCAACAATTTAAGATAGTCTAATTACAATTTGAACTTGATTTGAAAAGTTTCAATACAAGCACAAAATAGACATTTAAACTCTGTGATGCCTTGACATTTACACGTTACAAAACAAAAGATGTCATGCGCACACAAAGCTTGGAGCTTCTGGCTTAGTTCATTAACTCTCCTCGAACTACAGTTTAGTATTActtgaaatgaagaaaagaaacatGGTAAGTTCATGAGGAACTTAGTGAGCTCTAAAATTATAAgttacttcatttttttatagattCACCAAGATTCTTTCATAGCTTATACTTGtgagaccattttttttacaACTTGTATTTGAGCACAAACCACAAAGTGGCGCAATACAATATGCATGAGAACTCCTCCTTTTAAAGATCATAAGGCATATAGTTTCTTCATATAGAATTGTTGCATAAAATCTTAATATAATCCACcaaaagaagagagagagagaaagagagtcATTTCAGATTAACTTGAAGGACAATCCTACAGACATTTTAATGCAGACTCATAAGAAGATTCATGGGTACAGCGGCTCATACATATGTATTCGTAGAAGAAGATTCGCAATATGGCGGACTCAATCATGGGTACCCATATAAGTAGATTCAAGAATGTAGCAGCCCATTCATGCGAAATCATAGAAGGAAATTCAAagttaaaacatatttaaatatgCAAATTCATAAAAGAACTTCGCAATTATAGTAAATTTATACAAGCGGACTTTGTAGCAGACTTCATTTGGCGAAATCTCACTTTTAACTTTGACATAAAACTTAGTTTTTATCGAATAAGTTTAGCAGACCTTCATATCTTTCATATGCCATGGTCAGGGACTTGCTTACACATAGAAGGCTTAAAGCCTTAGACTCTATAAAATCTCATACATACATAGAACCCACATTAGGTTATCatattcatttgcacatatatctCCATACATATACATTCTCCGTACTATCCATCCAAACTTCTGCAAAGCTAGATCACACGTGGCACAGAGTGCGCAATGTAacatttcttcatctttcatcCGCCAAAACAACCCTCCATACTTCTCATATCCTTCATATTTATAACAGGCATATAGAAACATTCAACTATTCATTTCATTGATGATACATCATATCATACCAAACATAACATCTAGCAGATCATTGCAAAGATAACtttatcaataattattttcCCAATAAAAGTTTATCAAACAGTGATTTGGAAAGTATAATCAAACATGCAATTGTAAATCCAAACTTTATATAGATCATCCGCAATAATGCAACTCATCATCAGCAGAACATGAAGACAACCACAACATGGAAACACAATAATGATGAATATATAAGAAACCACCAAAAGTTTGAGTTTAGAAACTCGCCAGGAAAATACCTGGGTTGACACAGCTTACACTTACATAGACTTCCCTTTATCACTTGAATCTCCTCTTACTTGGTTGGCTAAATATAACAAGTATATAAAGATCAAAACGAAAATATACATGTATAACAAATCTTAATCCATATGCATGTAGAAGAATTATAGTTGTTAACTGTGACTTTAACATCACAATTCAAAATGAATTATACAGAAATTCCCAGACCTTCCTTCCTTTTTCTTAAATCAAAAGGTACATAAGAGTTAGAAAGATTATCGGCTTGCTAAGTTCTCAAATGTTTATGCTAACACCTTAAATTCTTCCTTACATGCAACCCGTTTCTTAATTTCCTTTCTTACAAAATGAAACagagaagaagaagatagaataacGATAGAAAAAAATGAATATCAGCATGAAGAACCCTTCCTATATATAGTCTTTCTACCACTGCTTCCTTTAATCCCAAGACGGTCAGTCTTATAATACCCTAAATCATAATGTTTCCTACTAATAAAGATTCTTAGTTCTAATTTGACAGAACTAAATTCAAAGTCTAGCTATTTACCCAACCAGCCTACAAGGTTCACATAATTACACTAGAACCTGCTAAAACAGAAAATTCTCTAATTAAGTACTCAGAATTTCAATTATGTAAAACCTTTAATATTTCCAAGTGTGACATCAAACTTCTTTTTCTGTAACAATTCACAcaacttaaaaaagaaaactttagATATTCTTAATTTATCAATACATGTTTGTTCATCACCATAAACAAAAGCTCTAATCCTATCTCGTTTTGCAAAAAAATCCAAAGTCTATGATGTCATTTTAGACCTATAAGAAATTAAACTTttctccatgattaagtaaacaAAGCACCAATTTACTAGTGCCACCATTTTAATCCAATGACTCACTACACTTAAAATCCTCCTTCTTCGACCCTTAGATCCAATCAAGTTAAAATATCTACTTCTCCGAATATTAATACCGAAACAATtcgtttttttttatgaaatgccTACAATTATTTAACtgtatacaaaaataattttaatatcaaGAACACAACTCATGCCCAACAATATAgctcataaaaaaaatacaactcACAAATAGCAATAGTCAAAATTAATAATAGGAACCTATTGCAATCTTTCTATCATGACAAACTGAATAGCATCCAAcagaaaattttaagaattttaagaattaattacaacatgaaattttttttttataaaattgtatatttcacataatcactcaaaaacaaaaaaatacacCCTACACCCAAATAAAGCCACCACACAAATATCCAATTCTTCATAAGGTTCATGTAAGCAATTGGTAAAATATCATGAAAAGTTTAAACATTCCGTCATCAGCACTCAAATACATTGATTTTGAAGTTTGTGTGGTTAAAATTCTAGCATTCTCTTTGTTGTTATTTCTAGACATTTTGTTTTAATGGATTTAGAGTCgtaaatttctttcttttaattttaaaattaacaagagaaaattttctttaactaataGGCTCGAATCAGATAGAGGCATTATATCAATATGCAAAACTTCAGTTCAAGTGTGGGAATTACTCGAGTGCTACTATCTCTATCAgtataaagataaaaattaacttaaaactaaatgagaaaagaaaagccaaaaaatataaaataaataaataaatatcttgAATCTAGAAGCTGCTTCAGCTtcaatacaaaattaaaagagaaacCCAATTGGGAAAAAGAACATTTTACAGATCGGCAAAGAGAGAGTTTTGTTTTTTAATCATGTCTGTCTTGATTTTATGGAACCCAAAAACATCTCAAGCTACAAAagagttttttcaaaaaaaataaaataaattatttcataaacataaataaaaataaaataaagaaatgacttttagatttcttattttgtttaatttggaTCAAATGGAGAATAGAAGAGCAACTAAAAAGTGTGTAGAaatttttaccctttattcaaaatctaaatgtaatttatttaattatacgagggtataattgaaaaaataataattaaaaccaTATCATTAAATTTCTATGTTAAATAAATACCACCTCTACCTCACTGATACATACCACTCAACCTAcgcataaaaatatttttaatgtgacATATTAATTTATACCTCTACAAAATAAATGATTATTTGTAACATGCGACATGATGAAAGATTTCAACatgaaaagaaatggaaaactcACCCAACATGTTCGTTTTAGAAAAGTCTGAATGAGATCAGCGCACTTCAACAGTTATCTGCAAGAAGTTAATGCAAAAATATGGCGTTGGGTTCGTTTTAGAAGTTGTTTATTTCATGTCTGAGTGATTTGTAAAGgttgtaataataaaaaattaaataatacaatttattgagttttttttttctttaattttggcATATCTTCAATTTAGGTCCTTTAAGcttaaattttgattcaatttgatccttttgtTCACAATTTTTCATTGATTTAATTTAGCATTTATTTTacatgtaatttattaatgttattgaatttagttaatattttttatgttttataattattaatgtgTTTGCATGTATAGGgtattgtataatttaattaacttagtTATCGTAAAGTGattgtatattttaataaacttggttattatgaatttcttgatgatgatatatttgaatgattatattaatttttgcaagtaaaaattgatgaaacatttcATAACGTGTTCCTCTACCCAAAACAATTGATATGTGGTTAAGTTATATTTAAGAAATTAAGAAATTCAATATTACATATCATATAATTTTAATCTGTATgtgaaataaaaacattttattgCTTTCCGAATAATTAcacataaaaaatagaataaccaatataattatacaattaaaagaaaatgcTTTGAAACAGTCAAAGCCGCCATAATTGTCCAGGACTCGAAAAATCTGAGTGATAAAGAGAAAAGGCAGACCCATTAGACAGTAATTGGCGAGCGTCAGGACAAAAAGAAGGGGTTTCTTGTAACACCATGTCAGCAACACTTTGATGTCACATCTTACCTATCAATCCAGATCGTAATATACAAAGTGAACCGATCCTTCCTGTGAGTTCTGTCAACTTTCAGTTTGGGTTTTCCTCCCCAACAAAAACAATGCTTTCTTTCATGAATCATCACCGGACCCACATCGTAGAACAATGTAATATTAAGTCATTAACTAATGCCCTCAAGTTTCACACAAAAGAGGCATCCGGTATTATagatatatttgtattattttcatAGGGTGCTGACAGCTTTGTGGGCGACGTTCAAACAGATTCcgatattttgattcatttgagtaACCTAAAATTCCTTCTGCTTATTTTTGTTCCATTACTTTGTTATATGTCCCGATTTCAAAATCACTTCCAACAGTACTTCTGACTATTAGAATTTCGTATGTCACTACGTCATTTCCATGCATGCTTAATTCCAAGTTGCTAGGGGAACTATCTCCTACTTAAGTCGGCAATATCCAGCTGCATTGTGTTGTGGTCTATGAACTGCCTTCGTCCACCATTAGTGTCACTCTCTTTGAACCAATTTATATAAACAACTTTCTCGTTGCTTGTCCTACCATTGGTGATTAATCTGTTGCACTAGGCAAACAGGACCAGCCTGCAAGTTAATTAAGTAGCAATGGTATATTTTCTGATATTCTTGGCATCATTTGCTCACTCATTTTCCGGTGAAGggaataaaatattttcatgcttttgttGTAGGAGAAACTCGAGCTTGTTGATGGTAAGGTGAATTGGAAGGGGGAAACAGCTGTGAAGCACAAGCATGGAGGACTGAGAGCTGCTTTGTTCGTTCTATGTAAGTGAAGGCTTTACTATACATCCTTTGTATTGCAAAATGGAGAAGAACTTTTTGGTTATGAACTCACATGTATAGGACTTGTTGTTTTTCTGCAGTGGCGTTTGCATTTGAGAACTTGGCAAATCTTCATTTGGCCGTCAACCTGACGACTTACTTCAATGGGATTTTGCACTTCGAAGTATCTGATGCAGCTAATGCTCTAACCAACTTCATGGGGACTGGTTATATCCTTTCTATTATCTTTGCTGTCTTCGCAGACACTTATATTGGCAGATTTAAAAGTATTCTCATTTCTGGATCCGTTGAGTTCCTGGTAGGCTATTGCTAGAGCTAGATTTCATGGTTCTTAATTTCATGGCAGACTAGAAACTTCATAAAGCAACTGACAAACTTGTTGGTTTCatggtgtgtgtgtgtgtgtgtgtgtgtgtgtgtgtttttttttttttttttttgtgaatgatCGTTATATCTAGGGACTAGCATTGCTCACAGCGCAAGCTCACTATTCGAGCCTCAGGCCACCGCCTTGTAACGTCTTCGATCCGACTTCTCGTTGCGAGAAACTTGAAAGTAGTGATACTGTGTTCCTCTACGTTGCTCTATACTTGGTTGCTGCGGGAATGGCGGGGATTAAAGCCTCGATACCATCCCATGGAGCTGATCAATTCGATGAGAAAGACCCTCGAGAAGCTAAGACAATGTCCAGTTTCTTCAACGGTTTATTGTTCGCCTTGTGCATTGGTGGTGCAGTTAGTTTAACGCTCTATGTCTGGCTTGATGATCATAAAGGATGGGATGTTGGATTCGGAGTCTCTGCCATCGCCATGTTCTTGGCTCTCATCGTTGCTGTATTGGGATGGCCATTGTATAGGATACATGTGGTTCAAGGAAGTAGTGTCCTTCTGGAACTCATTCAGGTTTGCTTGCATGAAATTCCATCAATTAATTCTCATTCATATATAGTTCATCTCGCCATGGACAGAACTTTACTTGCTTTTGGTTTGCTTGAAGGTTTTTGTTGCAGCAATCCGCAATAGAAATCTTAAACTCCCTGAGAACCCTCTGGAGCTTTATGAGATTGACAAAGACAAGGAAGCTGCTTTGGAAGATGATTTCCTGCCTCACAGAGACGTTTACAGGTTCCTGGATAAAGCAGCCATTAAAACAGCATCTGAGAAACCAAATCCATGGAAGCTCTGCAGGGTAACCCAAGTAGAAAACGCAAAGATCTTACTTGGAATGACCCCAGTTTTCGCTTGTACCATAATCATGACCCTTTGCTTAGCTCAACTCCAAACCTTTTCAGTCCAACAAGGCCTTACGATGGATACAACAATCGTTGGCTCTTTCCACATCCCACCTGCTTCTCTACCAATCATTCCCGTTGTTTTCTTGATCTTCATAATCCCCTTCTATGACC
Protein-coding sequences here:
- the LOC107938537 gene encoding protein NRT1/ PTR FAMILY 4.5, whose translation is MEKLELVDGKVNWKGETAVKHKHGGLRAALFVLLAFAFENLANLHLAVNLTTYFNGILHFEVSDAANALTNFMGTGYILSIIFAVFADTYIGRFKSILISGSVEFLGLALLTAQAHYSSLRPPPCNVFDPTSRCEKLESSDTVFLYVALYLVAAGMAGIKASIPSHGADQFDEKDPREAKTMSSFFNGLLFALCIGGAVSLTLYVWLDDHKGWDVGFGVSAIAMFLALIVAVLGWPLYRIHVVQGSSVLLELIQVFVAAIRNRNLKLPENPLELYEIDKDKEAALEDDFLPHRDVYRFLDKAAIKTASEKPNPWKLCRVTQVENAKILLGMTPVFACTIIMTLCLAQLQTFSVQQGLTMDTTIVGSFHIPPASLPIIPVVFLIFIIPFYDQIAVPLLRKVTGHVTGISHLQRIGVGLILSSISMATASIMEVKRKSVARDHNMLDALPVLQPLPISVFWLSFQYFIFGIADMFTYVGLLEFFYSEAPQGLKTVSTCFLWTSMALGYYLSTILVQIVNRATKHITNSGGWLAGNNINKNHLNLFYLLLALLSLVNFCVYLFVSSRYKYRSKN